The Gossypium hirsutum isolate 1008001.06 chromosome D03, Gossypium_hirsutum_v2.1, whole genome shotgun sequence genomic interval taacattGCATGTTTTCTTAAGCATGTTATTCAACTGTTCATGCATTAAGCATACACGTGTTTACAATTTAATTGAGATTAGGTCTGAATTGATATTTAACGCCTAAATTGATAGTTAAGATGACGAGAAGACTTGATTAACAGAATATTGATACTTTGAGAAATTAAATAAGGTTTTGAAATTCAAAGACCAATATAAAATATGGGAATAATTTGGGGACATTTGGCaattaacccaaaatttcaatattttcaacCTTTACTCCAAGAGGTGTAACATAGCTTTAAGCATGTTTGATTGGGTGTATTGGATTAGTCAATACACCACGGATTAGCTTTAAGCATGTTTGATTGGGTGTATTGGATTAGtcaatacacccctaatccgtgGCCCCACTGGTTACCCTGTTTGGTTGGCTGTATTGCCCTAATACGGGCCTATTACGCAGCGCACCAATTCCCCCATTTTTCCTTATGCAGCACCGATTTGTAATCCCTTCCAAAAGAAAGGATTAGCTAATCGGTCCTCTTCTACCCTCCAAGCCGTTGCagcatcttcttctttttttcatttttcttcccaTTTCCTTCCAACCTTCTCCCTCCTTTTCATGCTTCTATCCTGACCAGCCCTTTAACAAACCCTAACAACCCTCAACAAGGCCTTCAATTACGAATCGTATGAGGTAACAGAGTAACAGAGAGTAGCAGCAATGGTTCCCAAGTACGCTTTTCCCTTCTTCTATTCCTTTGATTtcaattaaatttctttatatataccaTGAATTTAATAATCTGTTCTTGAaatattgtttctttatttttgtttttttggggaAAAAATGGATTTGCctttcatttcattccatttCAGCCTGAAAtctgaaaatatgataaaatttttggttttttaggtTATATTTACATGTAATTTCAATGTTAACCAgttttgtgtttaaatttcatCTTTGAAATGTTACACTTTCAATCGATCAACTGTACATAGGATTTGATTAATGAAGCTAATAGTTGTGAATTAACGAAAGGGAAAGATTTTAGTGCCAGATTTCCATCATGGATCTTTTTAAACAATTCGGGCGAATATAGCTATGATGTTGCAGTGATTTACGTATTGCTGGCTTATTATGaattctttgttttgtttttttttctgaagAAAAGCTCGTTATGAATtctaaaagatgaaaaagaaaatagagttACAGATGTGAGTATACTGTGTAGGTAACCATGATCAGCATTCTAATGGTTTTGTTATTTAATTGGTAATTTGGTTTTGTTGTTTTGATTACACTCTAACTTCCAATGTGGTTTAACGGGCATTATTGAATGATGACCATTAGGTCTACTGCAGTACTATCTTCTATAATATGGTAATAATTGCAGGTTCGTGCTACTCCTGGTCATACAATGGGTTGTGTTACCTATGTCACGGGAGATGGACCTGATCAACCTCAGCCAAGGATGGCTTTCACAGGAGATGCTCTGTTGATAAGGGGATGTGGGAGGACAGATTTTCAGGTATAATTTCTTGAAAATGTTATTGCAGCTAATCGCAAAAAAATGGAACGAATTAATATTAATGTCATTAATACAAAAGAAGCAGTCTAAATTAAAATGTTAAGCATGTAAACCAATCTTGGCTTTTCTTatgcattttaaaatttttgtatgtcCCCATGTGATGTTTGGATTAGGAATGTATATTTATCCGCTGATATTTGTCCCAGGAAGGGATTCTTGAACCAATAATTGATTGTTTTTGCATTTAATTTGCATGCCCTATTTGTATTTCAAACAATAGGACCGATGCGTAGATATCTAACTCTTGGTTACCTATTTGTCTAGTCTTCTACTTATTGGTGCTTACCTTGTTAATGTGGTTGCACATAAAGTGTTTGTCATTCACAAGCCTCATGGTAAACTAATCAGTAATTAAATCATCCTTGAAGTAAAAGTTTGAACTATCAGGGTATACTTTTTGCAAAGGATTTCAGTCGTGAGTACATAAATGCTGGTCTTATATGCTGGCAATTTCTTTCCATCTGGATGTCATTGTCTAATTTTGTTATACTTAAgtttttaagataattttctctAATGCTCCCACATTCAGTAGCCATTCAGTAACTCTACAAGTCAGTGCATTCACAGGTAAGGACAGGGAACTTTTTATGGTCCCATTCTTTGAGTTCTCAAAATTTTATTGTAATTgtcaaaatttgaataaaaattatggaCTTATTTGTTTCATGGATCCAGATTTTTACATTACCGAAAGAGACATTGCTATATCCAGCTCATGACTACAAAGGATTCTCAGTAAGATATAAAACTTCATTCCTATCATTTCTTACATATATAAATGATTGCTTGATTTTATAAACCTCATTGATTATAGGTAACCACTGTGGGAGAGGAGATGCTATATAATCCACGCTTGACAAAGGATAAGGTATTCTTTCTGGAACCATCCATCTTCCCTTTTCTTTGGAAAATGGCTTGGTACTTTTGACAAATAGAAAATTAAGAGTGCCTATTTTCATTTCAGTGATAAGAAAGGATTTCCTTTTGTCCATGAAGTCTTTTATGATCTTGAACTCATATAAGCTGCATATAACTTCtgtaattaaaattacatatgcATTGAACATTTCTTGCTGAGCATTGGTTTGATTCTCTTGGATGGGACTATTCCAATGAACATCGCCATGTTAAAACAGGAAATCATGAAAAAGCATGACATCTCAATACCTTCACGCATTTGATTGAAGATTACTCTTTATTATGATCATGGAATACTAGTTTCAATTTGTCCTCTCAATATGTCTGATTATCTTATTTGTTGAATACCCTTTTTGCAGGAGACTTTCAAAAACATCATGGAAAGTAAGTTGATGCTCAATATATCCAGTCTATAAAGattatagaaaaagaaaaagaaaaagcatccTTGGGTTTTTTCGGATCGCCTGTTCTAATTTCTCCTCTGTTTTTGTTGGTGCAACAGATCTTAACTTGGCATATCCTAAGATGATTGATGTTGCAGTGCCAGCAAATATGGTTTGTGGGTTGCAAGATTTGGAACCTAAAGCCAACTGAGGCTTTGCTTGATCATCCATAAGTGTGCACAGATTTTAGTTGTATTATAATTCTGGATCTTAATATCACTGGATATGCTAAATAAAATGGCTAGAGAAGCCACGTGATTGCAAGGAatccataaattatatatatactatatcaTATTGTAATCATGTAATATTGTCGTCTTTCTATCTGCATAGAAATAATCTTTACGTTGTAATCATGCTAAATAACATCGGAAACTGATTTGTCTTTGATTCTTTACATTGCAGAAATAATCTTTATAGTGGGGTGGGGTTTAGAGGGttggaaaaagaagaaagatttgagtttgaggtggaggtggaggtgtTAGAGCAGAACTTAGATCTTTACCACAAATTTTGACAAATGGAAaatacattattattttgaatacatATTAGTAATTACAAACACAGATTTGCTGCTTGATAACATATAGATCTTTTTTTTTCATAGTTTACCATGGTTGCTTTATGTCTATATGATTGTTCatagaaaattttttttggaagaaGCCTATGCATGACATTTGTTTAATCCATGTTTTCTTAGCAAGTATCTACATTATTAATctatattatatagtattatatattatgattttattaaattcatataagaatatttaatattaagaattttattaaattatatatttttattaaattatatttaataataattattttaaattatattatatattattatatattatgattttattaaattcatataagaatatttaatattaaaaattttattaaattatatatttttattaaattatatttaataataattatgttaaattatattttatagtattatatattatgattttagaaaattcatataagaatatttaatattaagaattttattaaattatatatttttattaaattatatttaataataattatgttaaaatatattttatagtatcatatattattattttagtaaattcagataaaaatattgattattaagaattttattaaattatatatttaattaaaatatatttaataataattatgtttaaatatgattaaattatttattattgataataataatcttattaaaatttaaataacaataacaataatcatttaccaaaataaatttatgctaagggtattctagtcattttagttttttccattatgctattacacctctattccattcaaccaaacacaagattactattacgtctctattccattacattcaaccaaacagttgatttgctattacacctctattccattacacctctattccattatacctctaatccaatacacctctaatccaatacagcgaaccaaacgtgccgtTAAGGTTTAGGCAGCTCCCATCAGGCTCCTCAGCCTAAGATTAATGCAAGTAAATGGATAATAAGCCCATGCGTGCAAACTTTTGCTTTAAAGAATCTTTTTGAAAATTAtagcattaattaattaataatattcttCAATTCTTTTGCATTAAACACTAAGGTATAATTATCTGATTATTCTGTCAGACATGTCAGTTTTTATCAGTAGAAGAGGATGCAATTTTTGATagaaaggaccaatttgctctttgatttaatgtacagggactaatttttctctttttgagTAAAAAAGACAAAATGTAATCTGATTCTTAGAACAAAAACTTTTATGATACTTTTATTGAAAAAGAATAATATATTTAATGAATATAAAAACTATAgggaatttatatttttaaaatttggattaaaatttcaaaatgagtaaattaagtgataatatgaaaattataacGGCATATTTAGAAGGTCATACGTTAATTGGATCCGGCTGTAGTTGCATTTATACACGATAACATATTCGATAACAGATGTAAATAGCGGATTTCATTGAATTTAGTGTAATTCGAATGCTCTAATTACACTCTTTAATCCTTATAATTAAAAGGTAATTACTGTCCAAGTAAAAGTTAATTGCAGTAAACATCCTCAAATTATAACCTTTATTTTACATTAATCTTCAAACATTAAACTATTTCAATTACATTCCTAAACTATcgttattatatcaatcaaatccTTCCATCGATTGTTTTCCACTAAATCTAACAATCTCTTTTGGGAATGTTACATTATTCTTCTTGCTTGCTTCTCAAaataagggtgagtttggatgggcggtgcgtttacctgcggttagtgtaaaaatagggGTGgaggtgagattagatactgtagtgatactgtagcgtgagacaaaaagtaaactaaacgcaccgcaccgcatccaatcgcccatccaaacccaccctaaatgAACGAAAGGACCATGAAAATTCCAACTTTCAGATACGAATTTTGTCGTGACTTCATTTGAAATTACTCCAATACTGTCATATATTCATCATATTTTAAATCAGTCCAGCAGTTTTCAGTAAGAAAATAGATTCCATCGCCATACTATTCTATGCACCTataaatctctctctctctctatatatattatatgggtTAATTACTACATATGTCtccaaactctttaaaattatttattttaaccctCAAAGTATTAATATTTTCTGAATGAAGTCCTTTTGATAGCCTAGTCGTTAGTTTAGGTGTATTGGCTCAATTAAAAACCCTTGCTTGATCCTATTGGATTCGCCCCTCTATGTTATATCATGCCTAAGTTAAAATCTAACATCCAAGTTAATAATTAGAGAAGTGAAAGAATTTGATTGATACGATACTGATATTGTGAggactcaattaaaatattagagACATTTAAAATCTAGGTAATAGTTTGAGATATTCGGTACAaggaattatataaatatatgttgttgtGAATGTATAGACAAATCATTATCATTACAAGGGATAAAATAGCATTTAGTTCCTAAACTTGACAAATCTTTCTACTTGATCCTTGAACATTTTTTGGTCCACGTTAGTTTTGGAACtcgacaatttttttttcaatttggttccTGAACTTGGATTTCGTTAAAATATGATAATGTAGGACAATATTAAATACCACATTATCACACTTTAACGCAATccaattttagggaccaaattaggAAAAGTTGTCAAGTTCCAAGACTAACACTAAAGTAGGAAAATTTGTTTTAGcccttcaaaatttataaaattttaagttaatacaGGATAAATTTATAGTCCCCaagtgataaaattttgatttaatcattctaAAAAACTATAAAGATATATGCCAACacaatgatgaaattacattagCTCTCATAAAATTATTCACTCCAGAAAAGTGGTGGAACCAAGAGGGGCTAGCAAGGGCCTGGCCctcctaaaataatttttttttcattttgaccctttataatatataaaattttaaattagtaatggtaaaattacattttaccccccaaaatgataaaattttgatttaatcttttaaaaattataaaatataggctattaaaatggtgaaattatctTTTTATGATAGGCgtgaaaatatacaatttaattccgacCCAAAAAAAAAGTTTCTAGCTCCGCCATTGCTCTAGAACATGGACCAAAATGGAAAAGTTATCAAGTTAAGTGATTAAATATTACTTTATCCCTTATTACAACATTCCCCCAAATGTTTAGATGTATCGTCGTGAATGACAGTCGGGTCTGTTATCTTGGAAGGCGGCTCTTCCGGCCCCCCAAAGACTTTAATTTTTAAGCAGGATGAGCCAGAAAAACTGACAGCAGGTGCACTAAGATCACCTGAGGCAATTGTCCCAGCATGTTTTCAGGTCTGTAAATTAACTTGTAATAATGGGTATATAACTAAAGACGACGATGGCTATAAAGTCTGAACTATGTATGTATATTTCCTTTTTGCAGAAGGGTAGGCCATGGATGAGCACTGCTTTTGatgaagagaaaggaaaaagaaggGCTAATCGACGAATCCTACCATTTTTTGAAGTGATCCCCATGATTGCTATTGATTAGGGTTATACCTCTATATATGCATGGtaatttcaatgaatggtggTGACCCTCTATCCATTGGCTTTCTTGCCTTGGTATTTTTACCAACTTCATCATGCAAATGGGTAAATTACTATAGTAGTCACCTAATTATTAGtaacttattattatttaaatataaaaatttacaaaataatcactcagttgtttaattttatttttttggtaatcTACTAgttaatagtattattttttaaaattggcataataataactttaactcttaatatttataaattatgtcaatctAGTTGGTAAAAGTAGCATGGAGGCTCATATATtaggagttggattgcattttgccccctctactcaaaaaatggtcAAATCAGTActtgtacgttagatcaaagaatTAATTGATTTATCTATGTCAGCATGAGGTACACATGATAAACTACATGTTACTATCTGATTATTTCGTCAATCATGCTGAAGAAATCATTGCCCTTCTCTCAAGTCTTAATCGATCAATAATTCAAGAATTATCAACATTTTTAGTGACACATTTTTTCCCTCTTTTCAAACACATAataatatgtttgaatttttttaggcTCTCACCTAGAAAGCAATGGAAAGTGGTCAAAACAAGTGATTGTTTTCATACACAACATTAACAAACTCACTGAGTCACTGTTTTTTTCCCCTTGTTGTACTTCAACAACTGACAATTAAAAAGAGGGATAATTTCATCATACACCCTCAAACTATGACCTGGATTCTAAATTGgtcataaatttttaaacattttaattaagtttgCGAAGTATTAGCATCATATCAATCAAGCCCTTTCGTCATCTTAATCATTACCTTTGGTGTTAAATGTTAACTCAATCCAACATGAAGCATATTTAAAACACGCGTTTAACTACAATATGAATTTTGACAAAATAATTGTCCTGAATTTTATTTACactatttacttattttaacaAGTTAAATTCAAGCTgtttatgcaataaatatcacacgtatttataatttgatgcacatattttaaatatactcCATGCAATATTCAAATCGGCTacctaattaatataaaattggtTGAATGTACCTATCAAGTCCATTAAATATGGGGACCGAATCATATCAATCTCTCTACTATTAAATAGATTATTTTAATCTCTGTTTTATTAAAAAGAAGCAAATAAGACCTAATTTCAATAGAGGTAATATTTACTgtttaaaaatgtcaaatattGTTTAACAAAGTTAATGTTTTGAAAGTTGTTTATGGTTTTGTAAAAGAAAATGTTCAAAGTTAAACTGCAaatggaaaaataatttttatatttttttagcaGTAAATCGTAACTCTATTATAATTTgaacttattttattctttttaatagtacaagaattaaattaatctatttaataataatatgactaatttgatataattcctATAATAGAGGGACTTGACAAGAAATTTCACCTATAATATTAACATTTCTCCCACTATATATAAACCTAACTTTTCTCTAACAAAACGCATaatttaaagaagaaagaaaatggcgAAACGATTCAAGTTCAAGATACCGCGAGTCTTCGCTTCGTTCAAATCTTGCCGTTCAAAAGACCCTTCTAATCTCCCATCAAATCCTGTCCCTTCATTTTGTAGACTTTCTTCagtcaacaaccaccctatcactCGCCAtttaccaccaccaccaccaccttcgTCAAAGTTGCCTCATCACTCCTCATTCAAACGTCACGTTACCTCCGCGTTTTCTTCAATCGGATGCGGTCTCCGGTCAAGATCGTCGGTAAAGTACTTGTCTGAAACCGACCGCAGTGAATCGCCGCCGCCGCAGCCGACGTTGGAGTTTCACTGGGAGAAAGAAGATGGATGGCATGTTATAGCCAAAGCTTATAATAATAACGAAACCCCACGACGCAACAAAGTCTACGATGCCGAAATCGACGACGATTCATTCCCACCACCACTACCTCCGCTTCCGCCGCCGCCGCCTCCCAACACGGTGAAGAAAAAAAGACGTTACAAAAAGAAGAAAACGACGCCGAAATTCCGTGTAAGCACTTCATCGGCCGAAAGCATATTGTTCAGCAGCGAAAGCTTCGAAGAAGAAGACGAAACGGAGACCCTAGTCTCCACCGATTCATCATCGGAGATGATGTTCGCCGCCAACTTGGAAGCCATACACGAAACTAGGCAAACAaggcaaaaaaagaagaaacccAAGAAAGTTAAACCCAAACGTTACGCATTGAGGTTTTCTTCGTCGGAGGAGAGTGAATCTCCAGCGAGATTGTCGAGCTTCTTGCAACGTATGGTGCCGTGTACGGTGGAAGGCAAAGTGAGAGACAGCTTTGCGGTTGTTAAGAAATCGGAGGATCCGTTCGAGGATTTCAAAAAGTCGATGATGGACATGATATTAGAGAAACAAATGTTTGATGAAAAAGATTTGGAACAGCTGCTGCATTGCTTCTTGTCCTTGAATTCAAGAGATCACCATGGCGCCATTGTTGAAGCTTTTTCTGAGATTTGGGAAG includes:
- the LOC107909383 gene encoding transcription repressor OFP7, translated to MAKRFKFKIPRVFASFKSCRSKDPSNLPSNPVPSFCRLSSVNNHPITRHLPPPPPPSSKLPHHSSFKRHVTSAFSSIGCGLRSRSSVKYLSETDRSESPPPQPTLEFHWEKEDGWHVIAKAYNNNETPRRNKVYDAEIDDDSFPPPLPPLPPPPPPNTVKKKRRYKKKKTTPKFRVSTSSAESILFSSESFEEEDETETLVSTDSSSEMMFAANLEAIHETRQTRQKKKKPKKVKPKRYALRFSSSEESESPARLSSFLQRMVPCTVEGKVRDSFAVVKKSEDPFEDFKKSMMDMILEKQMFDEKDLEQLLHCFLSLNSRDHHGAIVEAFSEIWEALFSRRSTSFRVSCGLN
- the LOC107909384 gene encoding persulfide dioxygenase ETHE1 homolog, mitochondrial produces the protein MGCVTYVTGDGPDQPQPRMAFTGDALLIRGCGRTDFQIFTLPKETLLYPAHDYKGFSVTTVGEEMLYNPRLTKDKETFKNIMENLNLAYPKMIDVAVPANMVCGLQDLEPKAN